In a single window of the Notamacropus eugenii isolate mMacEug1 chromosome 4, mMacEug1.pri_v2, whole genome shotgun sequence genome:
- the LOC140501091 gene encoding myosin regulatory light chain 12B-like, whose amino-acid sequence MSSKKAKKTTKKRPQRATSNVFAMFDQSQIQEFKEAFNMIDQNRDGFIDKEDLHDMLASLGKNPTDAYLDGMMNEAPGPINFTMFLTMFGEKLNGTDPEDVIRNAFACFDEEATGTIQEDYLRELLTTMGDRFTDEEVDELYREAPIDKKGNFNYIEFTRILKHGAKDKDD is encoded by the exons ATGTCCAGCAAAAAGGCAAAGAAGACCACAAAGAAGCGTCCTCAACGAGCAACTTCCAATGTATTTGCTATGTTTGACCAGTCTCAGATTCAAGAATTCAAGGAGGCTTTTAACATGATTGATCAGAACAGAGATGGTTTTATCGACAAAGAAGATTTGCATGATATGCTTGCTTCCTTAG GGAAGAATCCAACTGATGCATACCTAGATGGTATGATGAATGAGGCTCCAGGTCCAATAAACTTCACCATGTTTCTTACTATGTTTGGTGAGAAATTAAATGGAACAGATCCAGAAGATGTGATTCGAAATGCTTTTGCTTGCTTTGATGAAGAAGCAACAG GCACCATTCAGGAAGATTACCTGAGAGAGCTGCTGACAACAATGGGGGACcgatttacagatgaagaagtagaTGAGCTGTATAGAGAAGCGCCTATtgacaaaaagggaaatttcaattataTTGAGTTTACACGCATCCTTAAACATGGAGCAAAAGACAAAGATGACTGA